GGCGTCGGGAGACGAGGACCACCTGATCCGGGTCCTCATGGAGGAGACGGGGACCCTCGGGGTGCGGGTGCACGAGTTCCGGAAGGTGGTGGCCGCCAGGGAGAGGGAGGCGGTGCCGGTCAGTCTCGGCGGGAGGGTGTACCCGGTCCGGGTGAAGACCTCGACCGTCAACGGTCGTCTGATCGCAGAGAAACCCGAGTACGACGACCTCTCGGCAATCGCACGGGAACAGGGCATTCCTCTCCGGTTCGTGGACGATGCGGTCAGGTTGCGCTTATCGGAGCGGAAAAGAGAGCATACCAGCGCTGGAAGGGGTGCAGGGGGTGGATGCCCACCCGACCGCCCAAACGTGCTGAATGCCGCACGCGACGAGTGAGTGCGGACACTTCCCCACGGGGAAGTCTCCCACTCGCGTCTACAGTTCTCTCATGTCACCGGGGTAATAGTTCCCCAAACTATTAGATGACGCATGCGATATTTATACGATTCTATTTGGTATCACCCATCAACCCCCATTTTCGCCCCAATTCGCCGAAAAACTATTGAAGGGTCCGGCGTTTTCCCGAATAGTTGCAGTGTCGTTGCTCTTGAACTGAAAAAAACGAGAAATTGACGCCACAAAGGGAAGATAATTCTTTCCCGCCGTCAGACAGGCGGCACCTCGCGGAAGAGGCGCATCATCGTCCTCGCGTCCTCGAGCATTGCGTGATCGTTATTGAAGAAGACATACGCCCGCTCCGGGCCGATGGCGGCTATCCCATCCCTGATTCCCGCAAGTTCACCGTCGGTATAGTCGTGCCGGTACCAGCCCTCCCGCCCGTGCATCCTGAGGTAGACGGTATCGCCGGGAAATACCCGTTCCCGAAAGTCGGGAGAGTCGACCGAGACCAGAAGGGTTGCTTCCTGCAGCCTCCGGCACGCCTCGTCGTCACCGAGCACAGCGGGGTTCCTGACCTCCACGGCACACCGCCGGCCGAGGTCGATCGCCTCGAGAAAAGCGATGATGCGATCGACGTCCGCGAGCGCCGGGGGTGCCTGGAAGAGGTAGAAATCCACGAGATCGTCAAGCGGGAGGAACCTCTCGCGGAACCGCTCCCAGACACCGATCGCCTTCTCGTTGAACCGGTGCCGGTGGGTGACCGACCGGTTCACCTTGACGCTCCACCGCAGCCCCGACCCCGCACCGGCCCATGAACTGACGGATTTCTCCGATGGGAACCCGTAAAAACTCGCGTTTAGTTCGATAGCGTTCAGGCCGGAGTGCTCGACGAACCACGCGAGGCTGCCTCCCCGGTTCCATGCATACGCCCACCCGCTCGTGCCGACACGGACCTCCATGCCGGGACCTTTCGGCGGGCAGGCAATACAATTCTTTCGGCCGCCTGCCGGAACCCGGGCACCCAGGCGGAGAACGTGTTAATCCGCCTGTTATTGTGTCTTTTCTCAAAAACAATCCTGTGAAATTTCAGCATATTTAATAATACGACCGGGTAACTTCGATTATGCGAATAACCGCAATAATTGTCGCCCTTCTCATCGCCGTCGCGGTGCTCGGGGCAGGCTGCACGGAAGAGAGTCAGCCCCCCCTGCAGGGAACCGGGGATTCGGTCCTCCAGGATGCCGTCTCCGGGATAAACGACGAACTGGAGTCGGTCCGGGCCTCGACAGCGGAGGACGCCCGGGTGCTCGGGGAGACCGGGCTCACGAGTGCCGCCGGGAAGGAGGCCGTGCGGCAGACGATGCTGAACCACCCCTGGGCGGAGTCGGCGCTGGTGATCTCGAGCGACGGCATCGTGGTTATGGCCGTGCCCGAGAATTACGCCGACCTGGTGAACAGCGATCTCTCGGGCCAACCGCAGGCGGAGCGGGCAGTCCGGGAGCAGGCACCGGTGGTCAGCGAAGTCTTTTACCTGGAGGAAGGATTCTACGGGGCCACCCAGAGTTATCCCGTCTTCGGGGAGGAATACCTTGGATTCGTGAGTATCGCATACCGGTCCGACGCCCTCATCGAGCGGGTGATCGCGCCCCTGACGAACGGCACCCCGTACGACGTCTGGGTGACGCAGACCGACGGACGGGTGATCTACGACACGACTCCCGAGGAGATCGGGAAGAACCTCTTCTCGGACCCGGGATACCAGTCCCCGGGACTCCAGGAGGCGTTTGGCCGTATCGTTGCCGAACCGTCCGGAACTGTCGAGTACTCGTTCTGGGACCGGAACTGGGAGCGGATGGTGACGAAGGAGGCGAAATGGGATACCGCCGGCATCGACGGAGCCGAGTGGCGCGTCGTCGTCACGCGGAGTACTGATGCGGGAGAGCAGCAGGGCGCAATAAGCGAGAGGCCGCCTGCAAAGGATGCCGCCGACGAGATGAAGGCCTTCGTTGCCGGGGCGGCCGCATATGCCCGGGAGCACGGACGTGACGAAGCGCTTGCCGCGTTCAACAACCCGGACGGGGAATTCGTCAGGGGCGAGCTCTACATCTTCGCCTATGATATGAACGGCACCGTCCTTGCCCTTCCCTTCCAGCAGGCTCTCATCGGCACGGACCGCAGCGGCGTGCATGACTCGAGCGGCGTGGCGTACATCCACAGCATGAGCAGGGCGGCGGCGGAAGGGGGCGGCAGCGTTTACTACGTCTACCCGAACCCGGCGAGGGGGTATGCCGAAGAACTCAAACTCGGGTATGTTCTCCCCGTGGACGGGACATGGTTCGTCGGTTCGGGGATTTACGTCCCGGAGGTCGGGACCGAGTTTAACACACAGGCCAGGGAGACCCTCGTACAGCGGGTGAAGTCCGCAAGAGACTACGCACAGGTACACGGAAAAGAGGCGGCATGCGCCGCGTTCAACGATCTCTCCGGGGACTTCGCCGACGGTGGAGCATATATCTTCGCCTACGGAACGGACGGGACGACGCTTGCCCTGCCCTACCAGTCCGAATTCATCGGGACGAAACGTCTCAGTCTCGAGGACCGGTACGGCGTCCGGGTGATCATGCTCGAGATCGCCGCCGCAGAGGCCGGGGGCGGGTTCGTGTACGTCACCTACTATAACCCGGATACCGGGCTTGACGGGCTGAAACTCTGTTATGTGGCCCCGGTGGACGGGGAGTGGTTCGTCGGCTCAGGCGTATACGCTTGAGAGCATCCGGGCAACGATTGCCGGGACGGGGCTAACCCCCGGGCCCGGCCCCCCCCTGTGAACCCGGCACGGCGGGCACTACAATTTTTTTTCAGCCGTTCACCAGAACCCGGGCATCAGGACGTAGATCGCCCAGCCCATGTGCTCTCGGCCGTAGCCGAAGTACTCGTCCTGGATGCGGTGGAGGTAGTCGATCACGAAGTCGCGTTCGGGGTGGCCGGGGTTTTCGGCGAGCCAGGAGAGGACCGACTGCCAGATCCCCGACTCATAGCGGTCCCAGTCGTCCCCGGCGGACCGGAGGACGGCGGCAACGTCGAGCCCGGCCTCCCGCACGGCACCGAGGATCTCGTACTCGGTCAGGACGTCGGGCCATTCCCGGGCGAACTCGGGCGGGGTGCGGTCGGATCGCCAGCAGCGGTCGCCGATGACGACGGCCCCCTCGTCAGAGACCATGCCGAGGAGGGCGTCGAGCGTCGCCGCAAACCCGCCCCAGATATGGGACGCCCCGATCGAGGCGGCGCAGTCGCACGGTTCGTCGGGGACGTACTCCCGGGCGTCCATGCACCGGACGGCAAGCCGGTCACCGAGCCCCGCGGCCCGGAACGTCTCCTCCGCCCGGCTGCAGGCATCCTCCCGGGCCTCGATGCCGAGGCCGGATATACCGTACTCGCGCCCCCAGAGGGCGAGGATCGTCCCGTTCCCGCACCCGGCCTCCACGACGCGGGAACCCCCCCGGAGCCCCGCAGCCCGCCCGGCGGCGAGCACCTTCTCAGGCGTCGTGGGGTTCATGATCGCGAGCGCTCCCTGCGATATGCTGACGAGTTCGTTGATCTCCATGATCGGTGGTCCTCCAGGCCTATCGTACAGGATACGCCTCCCCTTCTTAAAGCCCTGCGCACCGCTCTGCTCTGCCGGCAGGCCAACGGCCGCCCCGTTCATCGCCGGAGGGGCGCCCGGTCCATCGGGGGTGCGATCCCGACACGACGGGAAAGACATATATATCGTACGCCGAAGTTAAACACCAGTGGTTGTATGCAGCTGGAGCAGGACATCCCGGAAAGAGTCCTGCGGACCCTCAGGTTCCGGCCGAAGGGCATGACGATCACCGAGATTGCAAAAGCCCTCGGCGTAAACCGGAACTCGGTCTCGAAGCATCTTGAGGTGATGCAGGCGGCAGGCCATGTCGAGTCGCGGCTCGTCGGCAACGCCAAGGTCTACTCGGTCGCACAGCGCGTACCCCTCTCGGCGTTCCTCTGTTTCACGAAGAACCTGATCCTGATCCTCGACGCCGACCTCACGATCGTCCAGGCCAATGACCAGTGTCTCAGGCGGTTCGGACGCGCAAAAGAGGAGATCGTAGACCGGAATATCCGCGATGCCGATCTTCCCGTCGTCTCTTCCCCCGAAGCCCTCGCCGTCGTCGAGGGGCTCGAGCGGGAGCAGGTGATCACCGATATCTCTCACCGGCGGGACGACGGCAGCGAGTCCTTCTACCAGATGCAGGCGATCCCGACGACGTTCGAGGATGGGGAGAAGGGATGCACGA
The genomic region above belongs to Methanoculleus oceani and contains:
- a CDS encoding DUF72 domain-containing protein encodes the protein MEVRVGTSGWAYAWNRGGSLAWFVEHSGLNAIELNASFYGFPSEKSVSSWAGAGSGLRWSVKVNRSVTHRHRFNEKAIGVWERFRERFLPLDDLVDFYLFQAPPALADVDRIIAFLEAIDLGRRCAVEVRNPAVLGDDEACRRLQEATLLVSVDSPDFRERVFPGDTVYLRMHGREGWYRHDYTDGELAGIRDGIAAIGPERAYVFFNNDHAMLEDARTMMRLFREVPPV
- a CDS encoding cache domain-containing protein — its product is MRITAIIVALLIAVAVLGAGCTEESQPPLQGTGDSVLQDAVSGINDELESVRASTAEDARVLGETGLTSAAGKEAVRQTMLNHPWAESALVISSDGIVVMAVPENYADLVNSDLSGQPQAERAVREQAPVVSEVFYLEEGFYGATQSYPVFGEEYLGFVSIAYRSDALIERVIAPLTNGTPYDVWVTQTDGRVIYDTTPEEIGKNLFSDPGYQSPGLQEAFGRIVAEPSGTVEYSFWDRNWERMVTKEAKWDTAGIDGAEWRVVVTRSTDAGEQQGAISERPPAKDAADEMKAFVAGAAAYAREHGRDEALAAFNNPDGEFVRGELYIFAYDMNGTVLALPFQQALIGTDRSGVHDSSGVAYIHSMSRAAAEGGGSVYYVYPNPARGYAEELKLGYVLPVDGTWFVGSGIYVPEVGTEFNTQARETLVQRVKSARDYAQVHGKEAACAAFNDLSGDFADGGAYIFAYGTDGTTLALPYQSEFIGTKRLSLEDRYGVRVIMLEIAAAEAGGGFVYVTYYNPDTGLDGLKLCYVAPVDGEWFVGSGVYA
- a CDS encoding SAM-dependent methyltransferase, which gives rise to MEINELVSISQGALAIMNPTTPEKVLAAGRAAGLRGGSRVVEAGCGNGTILALWGREYGISGLGIEAREDACSRAEETFRAAGLGDRLAVRCMDAREYVPDEPCDCAASIGASHIWGGFAATLDALLGMVSDEGAVVIGDRCWRSDRTPPEFAREWPDVLTEYEILGAVREAGLDVAAVLRSAGDDWDRYESGIWQSVLSWLAENPGHPERDFVIDYLHRIQDEYFGYGREHMGWAIYVLMPGFW